The proteins below are encoded in one region of Borrelia duttonii Ly:
- a CDS encoding DNA topoisomerase IV subunit B: MKKNFYDESKIVTLSSLEHIRLRSGMYIGRLGDGSNIDDGIYILIKEIVDNSIDEFIMGYGKEIVIKREDNVITVRDYGRGIPLGKVVESVSVINTGAKYNDDVFQFSVGLNGVGTKAVNALSSKFLIRSIREGNFFEAVFSKGNLINTTEGKSDEQNGTYIEFLADTEIFGKYKYSEDFLQRRFFHYACLNKGLEINYNDQIFRSDNGLLDFIRAEIKYEDLLYDFVYYSSKTLEFAFSHTNNYGETYFSFVNGQYTSDGGTHQTGFREGFARAINDFLKKTYSSTDIREGLVATLSIKIKDPIFESQTKNKLGNVETRGNIAKEVQRLILEILYKDKTLAKTIESKVIDNERLRKELSSVRKEAKERAKKISFKIPKLKDCKFHFNEKSVHSDATMIFLTEGDSATGSMVSCRDVYTQAIFSLRGKPQNMFEKNRSEIYKNEELYNMMVALGIEESIENLRYNKVVIATDADFDGFHIRNLLLTFFLTYFEDLVLNGHMHILETPLFRVRNKSATIYCYSEEDKQKALLKLKNPEVTRFKGLGEISPNEFKGFIDVANIKLTKVDLVNIKEIKEQLGFYMGPNTPERRNFIMENLI; encoded by the coding sequence ATGAAAAAAAATTTTTATGATGAGAGTAAAATTGTTACCTTATCTTCTCTTGAACATATTAGATTACGATCTGGAATGTATATTGGAAGACTAGGAGATGGTTCTAATATTGATGATGGTATTTATATTTTAATTAAAGAAATCGTTGATAATTCAATTGATGAATTTATTATGGGTTATGGCAAAGAAATTGTTATAAAAAGAGAGGATAATGTCATTACTGTAAGAGATTATGGTCGTGGAATTCCTCTTGGAAAGGTTGTTGAGAGTGTCTCTGTTATTAATACTGGTGCTAAGTATAATGACGATGTTTTTCAATTTTCTGTAGGGCTTAATGGAGTTGGGACTAAAGCTGTTAATGCTTTAAGTTCAAAATTTTTAATAAGGTCGATAAGAGAAGGTAATTTCTTTGAAGCTGTTTTTTCAAAAGGAAATTTAATTAATACTACAGAAGGTAAATCTGATGAACAAAATGGCACTTACATTGAGTTTTTAGCAGATACAGAAATTTTTGGGAAATATAAGTATAGTGAGGATTTTTTACAAAGAAGATTTTTTCATTATGCTTGCTTAAATAAAGGTTTAGAAATTAATTATAATGATCAAATTTTTCGGTCTGATAATGGGCTTCTTGATTTTATAAGAGCCGAGATTAAGTATGAAGATTTACTTTATGATTTTGTTTATTATTCTAGTAAAACTTTAGAGTTTGCATTTTCTCATACAAATAATTATGGTGAGACATATTTTTCATTTGTAAATGGACAATATACTAGTGATGGAGGTACTCATCAAACAGGTTTTAGAGAAGGTTTTGCGAGAGCCATTAATGATTTTTTAAAAAAAACATATTCGTCTACTGATATTAGAGAAGGACTTGTGGCAACTCTTTCAATTAAAATAAAGGATCCAATATTTGAAAGTCAGACTAAAAATAAGCTTGGTAATGTTGAAACTAGAGGTAACATTGCTAAGGAAGTGCAAAGGCTAATTTTAGAGATTTTATATAAAGATAAAACACTTGCAAAAACGATAGAGAGTAAAGTTATTGATAATGAACGTCTTAGAAAGGAATTAAGCAGTGTACGGAAAGAGGCAAAAGAGAGAGCAAAAAAAATATCTTTTAAAATTCCTAAACTTAAAGATTGTAAATTTCATTTTAATGAAAAAAGTGTACATTCTGATGCAACCATGATTTTTTTAACAGAAGGAGATTCTGCAACAGGATCAATGGTGTCTTGTAGAGATGTATATACACAGGCTATATTTTCTCTTCGTGGTAAACCCCAAAATATGTTTGAAAAAAATAGATCTGAAATTTATAAAAATGAAGAACTCTATAATATGATGGTAGCTCTTGGTATTGAAGAATCAATTGAAAATTTAAGATATAATAAAGTAGTAATTGCTACAGATGCAGATTTTGATGGATTTCATATTAGGAATTTGCTTTTAACATTTTTCTTAACTTATTTTGAAGATTTGGTTTTAAATGGGCATATGCATATTTTAGAGACACCACTTTTTAGAGTAAGAAATAAGAGTGCTACTATTTATTGTTATTCTGAGGAAGATAAACAGAAAGCGCTTCTTAAACTTAAAAATCCTGAAGTTACAAGATTTAAAGGACTTGGAGAAATTTCGCCAAATGAATTTAAGGGTTTTATTGATGTTGCTAATATTAAACTTACAAAGGTAGATCTTGTCAATATTAAAGAAATAAAAGAGCAATTGGGATTTTATATGGGGCCAAATACTCCTGAGAGACGAAACTTTATTATGGAGAATTTAATTTAA
- a CDS encoding SUMF1/EgtB/PvdO family nonheme iron enzyme, protein MLKENDSLNVTKEQPLTVELKPILGITPKVYVFFTMIILPIILLLGFIINAKLNNPGVYLKIKTNIKNSYVYIDEKYIGKTPLNKYVNFNKGTLKIKRFGFETYETKIDIKNKFFANYKLNVNLKLIAPEKIIAKRQKELSVMTKIKNADDNIKLIPVFSLIMNDLQNNSEYIKKFFQTSIPHIHSNIMFQDFISAYKTIYSIYDNNNKEIWTSLKQNFNLEDRAIIWFFENLDPEQQKQVFHEEWFKTFIEKLKNENKILSFENQNINLSLNNFKKIISQNIDSIKNYKLHSQDLILKTTYKLKEFLIQNKNITKAEYQNFLDKNPKWALNNKNNLIKEELVDESYLKTFNQMPSNEDITHISYYAAIEYAKWYSSTLPKGFKARLPISQEWELYQKEVPQSIDNLNINEVSKKIGFWNLMQNSSFNEVILFQNKNDIYSENHNFNSLITELRTYTYTNNSTLKPSTQASFLKYWCSPNIGFRLVIEKE, encoded by the coding sequence ATGCTCAAAGAGAATGATAGTCTTAATGTCACTAAAGAACAACCACTCACAGTAGAACTAAAACCAATATTGGGAATAACTCCAAAAGTTTATGTTTTCTTTACAATGATTATCCTTCCTATAATATTATTACTTGGTTTCATCATAAATGCTAAATTAAATAATCCTGGAGTATATTTAAAAATAAAAACCAATATTAAAAATTCATATGTTTACATAGATGAAAAATATATTGGCAAAACTCCTCTAAACAAATACGTAAACTTTAATAAAGGAACTTTAAAAATTAAAAGATTTGGATTTGAAACTTACGAAACAAAAATTGATATCAAAAATAAATTTTTTGCAAATTATAAGCTAAATGTTAATTTAAAACTAATAGCTCCTGAAAAGATCATTGCAAAAAGGCAAAAAGAACTCTCAGTTATGACAAAAATTAAAAATGCTGATGATAACATAAAATTAATTCCAGTATTTTCACTAATTATGAATGATTTACAAAATAACTCAGAATATATCAAAAAATTTTTTCAAACCTCCATTCCACATATACATTCTAATATAATGTTTCAAGACTTTATATCGGCATACAAAACCATATACTCAATCTATGATAATAACAATAAAGAAATATGGACATCTTTAAAACAAAATTTTAATCTAGAAGATAGGGCTATTATTTGGTTTTTTGAAAATTTAGACCCAGAACAACAAAAACAAGTATTTCACGAAGAATGGTTTAAAACATTTATAGAAAAATTAAAAAATGAAAATAAAATATTAAGTTTTGAAAATCAAAATATAAATTTATCTCTAAATAACTTCAAAAAAATAATATCTCAAAACATTGATAGCATCAAAAATTATAAATTACATTCACAAGATTTAATATTAAAGACTACATATAAATTAAAAGAATTCCTAATCCAGAACAAAAATATTACTAAAGCTGAATATCAAAATTTTTTAGACAAAAATCCTAAATGGGCATTAAATAATAAAAATAACCTTATAAAAGAAGAACTTGTAGATGAAAGTTATCTTAAAACTTTCAATCAAATGCCTTCAAATGAAGATATCACACACATATCTTACTACGCAGCAATAGAATATGCTAAATGGTACTCTTCAACCTTACCTAAAGGATTTAAAGCAAGACTTCCTATATCTCAAGAATGGGAATTGTATCAAAAAGAAGTCCCACAATCTATAGACAATTTAAATATAAATGAAGTATCTAAAAAAATTGGATTTTGGAATTTGATGCAAAACTCAAGCTTTAATGAAGTTATATTATTCCAAAACAAAAATGACATATATTCTGAAAACCATAATTTCAATTCACTAATCACAGAGCTTAGAACTTACACTTATACTAATAATTCAACGCTTAAACCTTCAACACAAGCTTCTTTTTTAAAATATTGGTGTTCTCCTAACATTGGATTTAGGCTGGTTATTGAAAAGGAATAA
- a CDS encoding P13 family porin: MKRVLILVLLLFCIFESFAQSYDEMKTDIGSNSINGSGNLEKLLLYESYKQNALIPFLLNLFVGFGIGSLVQGDITGGLLILGFDALSLGLLGYGVYSTLNSKSVEVPVIGLSLMTLGGITMFVTRIVEVVLPFTHAASYNKKLRQNLGIALGGFHPEVDLSFDENSRVIFELSFTKKY; encoded by the coding sequence ATGAAGAGAGTATTAATTTTAGTTTTACTTTTATTTTGTATTTTTGAAAGTTTTGCTCAAAGTTATGATGAAATGAAGACGGATATTGGGAGTAACAGCATTAATGGTAGCGGTAATTTGGAGAAGTTATTACTTTATGAGAGTTATAAACAAAATGCTTTAATTCCTTTTTTATTGAATTTATTTGTAGGTTTTGGAATAGGTTCTTTAGTTCAAGGTGACATTACAGGTGGATTATTGATTTTAGGTTTTGACGCTTTAAGTTTGGGTTTGTTAGGTTATGGTGTATATTCTACTTTGAATTCTAAGTCAGTTGAAGTCCCAGTAATTGGTTTATCTCTAATGACATTAGGAGGAATAACTATGTTTGTAACACGAATTGTTGAAGTTGTACTTCCCTTTACACATGCGGCTAGCTATAACAAAAAACTTAGACAAAATTTAGGCATTGCATTAGGAGGTTTTCATCCTGAAGTTGATTTAAGCTTTGATGAAAATTCTAGAGTTATCTTTGAACTTTCTTTTACTAAGAAATATTAA
- a CDS encoding DNA topoisomerase IV subunit A — protein sequence MNIKTLLRDNFLQYSSYVIKDRAIASVIDGFKPVQRRIIHSLFEMNDGNFHKVANVVGNTMKYHPHGDTSIYEALVNMANKDLFIEKQGNFGNLLTGDPASASRYIECRLTPLAFEVLYSKEITTYEPSYDGRNAEPLIFPAKIPVILIQGSEGIAVGMAAKILPHNFNEILRAVKSELLGEAYKLYPDFPTGGIVDVNEYADGNGKVLVRAKIEPTDDNKAILIKELPFGETTESLIASIERAIRKNYIKVSSINDFTTENVEIELTLPRGVYANEIIEKLYHYTNCQVSISVNLLLLSDRYPVIYTVTDIIKFHAEHLQKVLKMELELERSKILEKIFSKTLEQIFIEHKIYKILETISKESDVVDIVMSEIVKYGDRFSRKIVLDDIENLLKIPIRKISMFDIDKNNKDIQILSKELKSVESNIESIKNYAINFIDKLLAKYSKMYHRKTEISLIESKNAREIATKNMKIYVSLKAGFVGTSLIDGEFIGNASYYDKVLIFKKDSYILKNIEDKTFIEKNNVSVLVYDINNSKEQVFSIIYLNKVDNFYYVKRFRIDKFLTDKVYYFLNKDDEFIDFTFNAQFVAFSTSRDVVKMIDINNFMIKSRISVGKRISNNIIKKVKFK from the coding sequence ATGAACATTAAAACATTACTTAGAGATAATTTTTTACAGTATTCATCTTATGTTATTAAAGATCGTGCAATTGCTAGTGTTATTGATGGATTTAAACCGGTACAGAGACGAATAATACATTCTCTTTTTGAAATGAATGATGGTAATTTTCATAAAGTTGCAAATGTTGTTGGAAATACAATGAAATATCATCCTCATGGAGATACTTCAATTTATGAAGCTCTTGTTAATATGGCAAATAAAGATTTATTTATTGAAAAGCAAGGAAATTTTGGTAATCTTTTAACGGGTGATCCTGCTTCTGCATCTCGTTATATTGAATGTCGATTAACTCCTTTAGCGTTTGAAGTGCTCTATAGTAAGGAAATAACGACTTATGAGCCTTCTTATGATGGTCGTAATGCTGAGCCTTTGATTTTTCCTGCTAAAATTCCTGTAATACTTATTCAGGGAAGTGAAGGAATTGCTGTTGGTATGGCTGCTAAAATTCTTCCTCATAACTTTAATGAAATTTTAAGAGCTGTTAAGAGTGAGTTGCTTGGTGAAGCTTATAAGCTTTATCCTGATTTCCCAACAGGTGGAATAGTTGATGTTAATGAGTATGCTGATGGCAATGGAAAGGTTTTGGTTCGTGCAAAAATTGAACCTACAGATGATAATAAGGCTATTTTGATAAAAGAATTACCTTTTGGAGAAACTACAGAAAGTTTAATAGCTTCAATTGAGAGGGCTATTCGTAAAAACTATATTAAAGTTTCGAGTATTAATGATTTTACTACAGAAAATGTAGAGATTGAATTGACCCTTCCAAGGGGGGTATATGCCAATGAAATTATTGAAAAACTGTATCATTATACAAATTGTCAAGTTTCTATTTCTGTTAATTTGCTTTTATTGAGTGATAGATATCCTGTTATTTATACTGTTACAGATATTATCAAGTTTCATGCTGAGCATTTACAAAAAGTTTTAAAGATGGAGCTTGAACTTGAGAGAAGTAAGATACTTGAAAAAATTTTTTCTAAGACCTTAGAGCAAATATTTATTGAACATAAGATTTATAAAATTCTTGAAACTATTTCTAAAGAATCTGATGTTGTTGATATTGTAATGAGTGAAATTGTTAAGTATGGAGATAGGTTTTCTAGAAAAATTGTTTTAGATGATATTGAGAACTTGCTTAAAATTCCTATTAGGAAAATAAGTATGTTTGATATTGATAAAAATAATAAAGATATTCAAATTTTAAGTAAAGAATTAAAAAGTGTAGAAAGTAATATTGAATCAATTAAAAATTATGCAATAAATTTTATTGATAAACTTCTTGCTAAATATTCAAAAATGTATCATAGAAAGACAGAGATATCTCTTATTGAATCCAAAAATGCTAGAGAAATTGCTACTAAGAATATGAAAATTTATGTGAGTTTAAAAGCAGGGTTTGTTGGAACCAGTCTTATTGATGGTGAATTTATTGGAAATGCTAGTTATTATGATAAGGTATTAATCTTTAAAAAGGATTCTTATATTTTAAAAAATATTGAAGATAAGACCTTTATTGAAAAGAATAATGTTAGTGTTTTAGTTTATGATATAAATAATTCTAAGGAGCAGGTATTTTCTATAATTTATCTTAATAAAGTCGATAATTTTTATTATGTTAAAAGATTTAGGATAGATAAGTTTTTAACTGATAAAGTTTATTATTTTTTAAATAAAGATGATGAATTTATAGATTTTACTTTTAATGCACAATTTGTGGCGTTTTCTACTAGTAGAGATGTTGTTAAAATGATTGATATTAATAATTTTATGATTAAATCGCGAATTTCTGTAGGTAAGAGAATTTCAAATAATATTATTAAAAAAGTTAAATTTAAATAA
- the smpB gene encoding SsrA-binding protein SmpB has product MSSILLENKKARFNYFIEDRLSCGIVLKGTEVKSIKLKKFTFNDSFANIKKDEIWLENLHIAKYKEGNIFNHEETRRRKLLITKKEIQKLKKFKEKEGYTLVPISIYLKNSLIKVELGICKGKKLFDKREILKQKSIKKDLSREIKQYK; this is encoded by the coding sequence ATGAGCTCAATATTGCTTGAAAACAAAAAAGCAAGATTTAATTACTTTATTGAAGACAGACTAAGTTGTGGTATTGTTTTAAAAGGAACTGAAGTAAAATCTATTAAATTAAAAAAATTTACATTCAATGACAGCTTTGCTAATATAAAAAAAGATGAGATATGGCTTGAAAATTTACATATAGCAAAATACAAAGAAGGTAATATCTTTAATCATGAAGAAACAAGACGTAGAAAATTACTTATAACAAAGAAAGAAATACAAAAATTAAAAAAATTCAAAGAAAAAGAAGGATACACATTGGTTCCTATATCGATATATCTCAAAAATTCGTTAATAAAGGTCGAACTTGGAATATGTAAAGGAAAAAAACTGTTTGACAAAAGAGAAATTTTAAAACAAAAAAGTATCAAAAAAGATCTCAGTCGTGAAATCAAACAATATAAATAA